The following proteins are encoded in a genomic region of Cervus elaphus chromosome 15, mCerEla1.1, whole genome shotgun sequence:
- the LOC122708575 gene encoding probable histone-lysine N-methyltransferase PRDM7, translating to MRLLAGGLTDTPTEQPIPERWGGASIALPTLRPPIGQTASVTTLIGHLCLTGYRQAAGPSLHLSAEGLDVAEPLALLGTGWAARQDSGEADGNAPCTLALSIPMAMRPNRSPEESTEGDAGRTERKPTVRDAFKDISVYFSKEEWEEMGEWEKIRYRNVKRNYEALIAIGFRATRPDFMHHRRQVIKPQVDDTEDSDEEWTPRQQGKPSSMPFRVEHSKHQKRMSRAPLSKESSLKELSGVAKLLKTSGSKQAQKPVPHHRKARTPGQHPRQKCELRRKETGVQRYSLRERKGHVYQEVSEPQDDDYLYCEECQNFFIDSCAAHGPPTFVKDCAVEKGHANRSVLTLPPGLSIRLSGIPDAGLGVWNEASDLPLGLHFGPYEGQITDDEEAANSGYAWMITKGRNCYEYVDGKDTSWANWMRYVNCARDDEEQNLVAFQYHGQIFYRTCQVVRPGCELLVWYGDEYGQDLGINRESRGKSELAAGREPKPKIHPCAFCSLAFSSQKFLSQHTQRSHPSQTLLRPSERDLLQPEDPCPGNQNQRYSDPHSLSDKPEDQEAKDRPQPLLKSEDYCSHPMPQL from the exons ATGCGCCTGCTCGCTGGAGGCCTGACAGACACGCCCACAGAGCAGCCAATCCCCGAGCGGTGGGGCGGGGCCTCCATCGCGCTCCCCACCCTCCGGCCGCCTATTGGCCAGACTGCCTCAGTCACAACGCTGATTGGTCACTTGTGCCTGACAGGGTACAGGCAGGCTGCTGGCCCGTCACTTCACCTCAGCGCGGAAGGACTGGACGTCGCTGAACCTCTAGCGctcctggggacagggtgggcagCGCGGCAGGACAGCGGGGAGGCTGACGGGAACGCACCCT GCACCTTGGCCTTGAGCATTCCAATGGCCATGAGGCCGAACAGGTCTCCAGAGGAGAGCACTGAGGGAGATGCCGGGAGAACAGAGCGGAAGCCCACGGTGAGAG atgctttcaaagacATCTCCGTatacttctccaaggaagaatgggaagagatgggagaatgggaaaaaatccgATATAGGAATGTGAAAAGAAACTATGAAGCGCTGATTGCTATAG GTTTCAGAGCCACTCGACCGGATTTCATGCATCACCGCAGGCAGGTCATCAAACCCCAGGTAGATGACACTGAGGATTCTGATGAAGAATGGACACCAAGGCAGCAAG GTAAACCTTCTTCAATGCCCTTCAGAGTGGAGCACAGTAAACACCAGAAG AGAATGTCCAGGGCACCATTAAGTAAGGAATCTAGTTTGAAGGAATTGTCCGGAGTAGCAAAATTGCTGAAGACAAGTGGCTCCAAGCAGGCTCAGAAACCAGTGCCCCATCACAGAAAAGCAAGGACCCCTGGACAGCACCCCAGACAAAAATGCG aactcagaagaaaggagACTGGAGTGCAGAGGTATAGTCTACGGGAAAGAAAGGGCCACGTGTACCAAGAGGTCAGCGAGCCCCAGGATGATGACTACCTCT ATTGTGAGGAGTGTCAGAACTTCTTCATCGACAGCTGTGCTGCCCATGGGCCCCCAACCTTTGTAAAGGACTGTGCAGTGGAAAAGGGGCATGCCAATCGTTCAGTCCTCACGCTGCCCCCTGGGTTAAGCATCAGACTGTCGGGCATCCCTGACGCTGGGCTTGGAGTGTGGAACGAGGCGTCCGATCTGCCGCTGGGCCTGCACTTTGGCCCCTACGAGGGCCAGATCACAGACGATGAAGAGGCCGCCAACAGTGGATACGCCTGGATG ATAACCAAAGGGAGGAACTGCTACGAGTATGTGGATGGAAAGGACACGTCTTGGGCCAACTGGATGAG GTATGTGAACTGTGCCCGGGACGACGAGGAGCAGAACCTGGTGGCCTTCCAGTATCACGGGCAGATCTTCTACCGAACCTGCCAGGTGGTCAGGCCGGGCTGTGAGCTGCTGGTCTGGTACGGGGACGAGTATGGTCAGGACCTTGGCATCAATCGGGAGAGCAGGGGGAAGAGTGAGCTCGCGGCCGGGAGAG AACCAAAGCCCAAGATCCACCCATGTGCCTTCTGCTCTCTGGCCTTCTCCAGTCAGAAATTCCTCAGCCAACACACCCAACGCAGTCACCCCTCTCAGACCCTCCTGAGACCATCCGAAAGAGATCTCCTCCAACCAGAGGATCCCTGCCCAGGCAATCAAAATCAGCGATATTCAGATCCACACAGCCTAAGCGACAAACCTGAGGATCAGGAGGCCAAGGACAGGCCCCAACCTTTGCTGAAAAGC GAGGATTACTGCAGCCACCCCATGCCTCAGCTCTAA